A genomic window from Solanum dulcamara chromosome 11, daSolDulc1.2, whole genome shotgun sequence includes:
- the LOC129872562 gene encoding B3 domain-containing transcription factor VRN1-like — protein sequence MSGYGSHVSLGIGDKPLIQSIADPSDFHIFRSFTTKSKEFGLELDYHCGGVWTLILETLLRIVVMPASVAIIGVGFADSDSYEAGQLFSIIVTKKEFMRIPVVFASKHCNDMLNPVFLEAPHGKAWEVEVENSEGQIWLAQGWKEFSNYYSISIGNFLIFRYNARAHFDVTIFDLSGAEIKYPIDDSMDISDHSTESLSHGPLVEEEDDIPVNLQTSANVIEEEKDDIPVNLQTNANVIEEEEPQGK from the exons ATGAGTGGATATGGTAGTCATGTGAGCTTGGGTATAGGAGACAAGCCACTCATACAGTCCATTGCTGATCCGAGCGATTTCCACATTTTCAGATCCTTCACAACAAAGTCAAAAG AGTTTGGACTTGAGTTGGACTACCACTGTGGTGGTGTTTGGACGTTAATTTTGGAGACATTGTTGAGAATTGTTGTTATGCCTGCGAGTGTTGCGATTATTGGTGTTGGATTTGCCGACAGCGACAGTTATGAGGCTGGACAGCTTTTTAGCATCATCGTGACGAAGAAAGAGTTCATG AGGATTCCAGTAGTATTTGCCAGCAAACATTGCAACGACATGTTAAACCCTGTGTTTCTTGAGGCTCCCCATGGAAAAGCATGGGAGGTTGAAGTGGAAAATTCTGAAGGCCAAATTTGGCTAGCTCAAGGATGGAAGGAATTCAGTAACTATTACTCAATAAGCATAGGGAACTTTTTGATATTCAGGTACAATGCTCGTGCACATTTTGATGTAACTATATTTGATCTGAGTGGCGCAGAAATTAAATATCCAATAGATGATTCTATGGATATTTCGGATCATTCTACTGAAAGTCTGAGCCATGGCCCCTTAGTAGAAGAAGAGGATGATATTCCAGTTAACCTTCAAACTAGTGCTAATGTGATCGAGGAAGAAAAGGATGATATTCCAGTTAACCTTCAAACTAATGCTAACGTAATCGAGGAAGAAGAGCCTCAAGGTAAGTAA